In one Bacteroidales bacterium WCE2004 genomic region, the following are encoded:
- a CDS encoding mutator mutT protein, translating into MKRIEVVAAVIRRGDRIFATQRGYGPYKDWWEFPGGKIEPGETPRAALAREIREELDADIRIDRFLQTVEWDYPEFHLTMHCFWCSLEADAMHLNEHEAARWLGADELSEVRWLPADEGLLPLIAAELRYGPIDFVLPWVDGGDPVLSAKRAKYASGDALTNEEVGGSTRYASVGEIRWCVASILRFAPFTRKVFIVTDGQDPDLGGMLREHFPERVDDVVVVDHRVIFRGREAFLPTFNSNSIDTLIWNIPELSERFVYTNDDVMLMRPVQVEDFFRGDEPVCYAERLSAAFVRQLRTLSPKHVGYKVSMLRALEMMGGGDHIVRLGHAPCAMYKSWFQRWSEERPDMVENNLRDKFRTVAQFEVQEAFYVDMERRGRLCLLSDREHAFVFKRRPVARYVEKKIRVFRADKTRKFVCFNALNLCTADEIALVTAWLDERIFPATRK; encoded by the coding sequence ATGAAACGCATCGAAGTCGTTGCGGCGGTGATCCGCCGGGGAGACCGGATCTTCGCGACCCAGCGTGGTTATGGGCCGTACAAGGACTGGTGGGAGTTCCCGGGCGGCAAGATCGAGCCGGGCGAGACGCCCCGGGCGGCGCTGGCGCGGGAGATCCGCGAAGAGCTGGACGCCGACATCCGTATCGACCGTTTCCTGCAGACCGTCGAATGGGACTATCCCGAATTCCACCTGACGATGCACTGCTTCTGGTGCTCGCTGGAGGCCGACGCCATGCATCTCAACGAACACGAAGCCGCCCGCTGGCTGGGCGCGGACGAGTTGTCCGAAGTCCGCTGGCTGCCGGCCGACGAAGGCCTCTTGCCGCTGATCGCCGCCGAGTTGCGCTACGGCCCGATCGATTTCGTGCTGCCCTGGGTGGACGGCGGCGATCCCGTCCTGTCGGCCAAGCGGGCGAAATATGCCAGCGGCGACGCCCTGACCAACGAAGAGGTGGGCGGCTCCACCCGATACGCCTCGGTGGGCGAGATCCGCTGGTGCGTCGCTTCGATCCTGCGTTTTGCACCCTTCACCCGCAAGGTCTTCATCGTCACGGACGGGCAGGACCCGGACCTGGGCGGGATGCTGCGGGAGCATTTCCCGGAACGGGTGGACGACGTCGTGGTCGTGGACCATCGCGTCATCTTCCGCGGCCGCGAGGCATTCCTGCCGACTTTCAATTCCAATTCCATCGACACCCTGATCTGGAATATCCCGGAGCTTTCCGAACGCTTTGTTTATACCAACGACGACGTCATGCTGATGCGCCCGGTGCAGGTGGAGGACTTCTTCCGCGGCGACGAGCCCGTCTGCTACGCCGAGCGGCTCTCCGCCGCCTTCGTGCGCCAGCTCCGCACCCTGAGTCCCAAGCATGTGGGTTACAAGGTGTCGATGCTGCGTGCGCTCGAGATGATGGGTGGGGGCGACCATATCGTGCGGCTGGGCCATGCCCCCTGCGCGATGTACAAGAGCTGGTTCCAGCGCTGGTCCGAAGAGCGCCCGGACATGGTGGAGAACAACCTGCGGGACAAGTTCCGCACGGTGGCGCAGTTCGAGGTGCAGGAGGCTTTCTATGTGGATATGGAGCGCCGGGGCCGGCTCTGCCTGCTCTCCGACCGGGAGCACGCGTTCGTCTTCAAGCGCCGTCCCGTGGCCCGCTACGTGGAAAAGAAAATACGCGTCTTCCGTGCGGACAAGACGCGTAAATTCGTGTGCTTCAATGCCTTGAATCTATGTACGGCGGACGAGATCGCCCTCGTGACCGCCTGGCTGGACGAACGGATCTTCCCGGCTACCCGAAAATAA
- a CDS encoding formyltetrahydrofolate deformylase, with product MTEGKAILLLHCPDRQGIIADVTGFITRNHGNIVYLDQYVDTVEGHLFMRVEWELKGFFIPRDHIQEVIDELFKERYEMTSNVYFSDEKPRMAIFVSKMSHCLYDLLARYRAGEWDVDIPCIISNHEDLRYVADQFGIPYHVWSILPDKSNREQVEREEMELLKKENISFMVLARYMQVISDEMIERYPHHIINIHHSFLPAFIGARPYHQAYERGVKIIGATSHYVTRELDAGPIIEQDVVRITHKDTPDSLVLKGRDLEKIVLSRAVTKHIERKILTYKNKTIIFG from the coding sequence ATGACCGAAGGAAAAGCCATCTTATTGCTCCACTGTCCCGACCGTCAGGGCATCATCGCCGACGTGACGGGATTCATCACGCGCAACCACGGAAACATCGTCTATCTCGACCAGTACGTGGACACGGTCGAGGGGCATCTGTTCATGCGCGTCGAGTGGGAGCTGAAGGGCTTCTTCATTCCGCGCGACCATATCCAGGAAGTCATCGACGAGCTCTTCAAGGAGCGCTACGAGATGACCTCCAACGTCTATTTCAGTGACGAGAAGCCGCGCATGGCCATCTTCGTGAGCAAGATGAGCCACTGTCTCTACGACCTGCTCGCCCGCTACCGTGCGGGCGAATGGGACGTGGACATCCCCTGCATCATCTCCAACCACGAAGACCTGCGCTACGTCGCGGACCAGTTCGGCATCCCCTACCACGTGTGGAGCATCCTGCCGGACAAGTCCAACCGCGAGCAGGTGGAGCGCGAGGAGATGGAGCTCCTGAAGAAGGAGAACATCAGCTTCATGGTGCTCGCGCGCTACATGCAGGTGATCAGCGACGAGATGATCGAGCGTTATCCGCACCACATCATCAACATCCACCATTCTTTCCTGCCCGCCTTCATCGGGGCGCGGCCCTACCACCAGGCCTATGAGCGCGGCGTCAAGATCATCGGCGCCACGAGCCACTATGTCACGCGGGAGCTGGATGCCGGTCCGATCATCGAGCAGGACGTCGTGCGCATCACGCACAAGGACACCCCCGACAGCCTGGTGCTGAAGGGACGCGACCTGGAGAAGATCGTGCTCAGCCGTGCCGTCACCAAGCACATCGAGCGCAAGATCCTGACCTACAAGAACAAAACGATTATTTTCGGGTAG
- a CDS encoding homoserine kinase — protein MKKIKVFAPASIANLGCGFDVMGMALDEVGDVLEMTLDESGSGITIFNDTDVPLPTDPEDNVVTPVIRKFFEMTGHGGSVQVRIVKKIYPGSGIGSSAASSAAAAFGINELFGAPLSEEDVVVCAMEGENLASGGYHADNAAPAVMGGITLIRGYEPLDIIKLPVPGNLYCPVIHPHLMVSTKEARSILPKEIPMHTAVTQWGNVGGLVAGLCTGNIELVGRAMRDVVAEPYRKQFIPGFDELRAKLLGAGALAMNISGSGPSVFALANRADIAQRVGSIMERHFAQQGILSETYVVKVSNKGARLIA, from the coding sequence ATGAAGAAGATCAAAGTATTCGCCCCCGCCTCGATCGCCAATCTCGGCTGCGGGTTCGACGTGATGGGCATGGCCCTCGACGAAGTCGGGGACGTGCTCGAGATGACCCTCGACGAGTCGGGCTCCGGCATCACCATCTTCAACGACACCGACGTTCCCCTGCCCACCGACCCGGAAGACAACGTCGTCACGCCCGTCATCCGCAAGTTCTTCGAGATGACCGGCCACGGCGGCTCCGTCCAGGTGCGCATCGTCAAGAAGATCTATCCCGGCTCCGGCATCGGCTCCAGCGCCGCATCCAGCGCCGCGGCCGCCTTCGGCATCAACGAGCTCTTCGGAGCGCCGCTGAGCGAGGAGGACGTGGTGGTGTGCGCGATGGAGGGCGAAAACCTCGCCAGCGGCGGCTACCACGCCGACAACGCGGCCCCGGCCGTGATGGGCGGCATCACCCTGATCCGCGGCTACGAGCCGCTGGACATCATCAAGCTGCCCGTCCCGGGCAACCTTTACTGCCCCGTCATCCACCCGCACCTGATGGTCTCCACCAAGGAGGCGCGCAGCATCCTCCCCAAGGAGATCCCGATGCACACCGCCGTGACCCAGTGGGGCAACGTAGGCGGCCTGGTGGCCGGCCTCTGCACCGGCAACATCGAGCTGGTCGGCCGCGCGATGCGCGACGTCGTGGCGGAACCCTACCGCAAGCAGTTCATCCCGGGCTTCGACGAGCTGCGCGCCAAGCTGCTCGGCGCCGGGGCCCTCGCGATGAACATCAGCGGCTCGGGCCCGTCCGTGTTCGCCCTGGCGAACCGCGCCGACATCGCCCAGCGCGTCGGCTCCATCATGGAGCGCCATTTCGCCCAGCAGGGCATCCTGTCCGAGACCTATGTCGTCAAGGTGTCCAACAAGGGCGCCCGCCTGATCGCCTAG
- a CDS encoding threonine synthase, which produces MKYYSTNGKASPASLEQAVVRGLAEDRGLYMPERIAVLPASFFDNIQTMTFQEIACTVADAFFGEDIPAAELHRIVEETLSFDCPVVPVTRSIGALELFHGPTLAFKDVGARFMARLLRHFTQHTDDRRTIHVLVATSGDTGSAVANGFLGVEGVHVHVLYPKGKVSPIQECQFTTLGHNITALEVDGCFDDCQALVKSAFMDAELTSRLRLTSANSINVARFLPQAFYYFHGYAQMKRLGLAGQLVVCVPSGNFGNLCAALFAKRMGLPVKRFVAANNANEVFFDYLLTGRYEPRPSIPTLANAMDVGDPSNAARIFELYGHDWEAIKADISGAVCSDEQIRQTLRFCREQYGYQLDPHGACGFHAVYHHLAPGESALLCETAHPAKFKDTVEAATGQPVEIPSRLAAFMKGTKQSVPMGRDYADFKRYLSEIQ; this is translated from the coding sequence ATGAAGTATTACAGCACCAACGGGAAAGCCTCCCCGGCCAGCCTCGAGCAGGCCGTCGTCCGCGGCCTGGCCGAGGACCGGGGGCTCTATATGCCGGAACGCATCGCCGTCCTGCCGGCTTCGTTCTTCGACAACATCCAGACGATGACCTTCCAGGAGATCGCCTGCACGGTGGCGGACGCCTTCTTCGGCGAGGACATTCCCGCCGCGGAGCTGCACCGCATCGTGGAGGAGACGCTCTCCTTCGACTGCCCCGTGGTCCCCGTGACGCGCAGCATCGGGGCGCTGGAGCTCTTCCACGGCCCCACCCTCGCCTTCAAGGACGTCGGCGCGCGCTTCATGGCCCGCCTGCTGCGCCATTTCACGCAGCACACCGACGACAGGCGCACGATCCATGTGCTCGTGGCCACTTCAGGCGACACGGGCAGCGCCGTGGCCAACGGTTTCCTCGGCGTGGAGGGCGTCCACGTGCACGTCCTCTATCCCAAGGGCAAGGTCAGCCCGATCCAGGAATGCCAGTTCACCACCCTCGGGCACAACATCACCGCCCTGGAGGTGGACGGCTGCTTCGACGACTGCCAGGCCCTGGTCAAGAGCGCCTTCATGGACGCGGAGCTCACTTCGCGCCTGCGTCTGACCTCCGCCAACAGCATCAACGTCGCGCGCTTCCTGCCGCAGGCGTTCTACTATTTCCACGGCTACGCCCAGATGAAGCGCCTCGGCCTGGCCGGGCAGCTGGTCGTGTGCGTGCCGAGCGGCAACTTCGGCAACCTCTGCGCGGCGCTGTTCGCCAAGCGCATGGGCCTGCCGGTCAAGCGCTTCGTGGCGGCCAACAACGCCAACGAAGTCTTCTTCGACTACCTGCTGACAGGCAGATACGAGCCGCGCCCGAGCATCCCCACGCTAGCCAACGCGATGGACGTGGGCGACCCGAGCAACGCCGCCCGCATCTTCGAGCTCTACGGCCACGACTGGGAGGCCATCAAGGCCGACATCTCCGGCGCCGTGTGCTCCGACGAGCAGATCCGCCAGACGCTGCGCTTCTGCCGCGAGCAGTACGGCTATCAGCTCGACCCGCACGGCGCGTGCGGCTTCCACGCCGTCTACCACCACCTCGCCCCGGGCGAATCCGCCCTGCTCTGCGAGACGGCGCATCCCGCCAAGTTCAAGGACACCGTCGAGGCGGCCACCGGCCAGCCGGTCGAGATTCCGTCCCGGCTCGCCGCCTTCATGAAAGGCACCAAGCAGAGCGTCCCGATGGGGCGCGACTATGCGGACTTCAAGCGTTATTTATCAGAAATTCAGTAA
- a CDS encoding Pyruvate phosphate dikinase, PEP/pyruvate binding domain, whose product MARRIRRILLVCNNYDSFSLEEDGHIEAQITQDYAELNLSNPPAIVRAESTLEAIEVLRKDTHFDLIITMYNVGKLDVFGFSLQAKELAPGTPIVLLSSFSREIYRRIAESDHAGIDYVFCWNNSTDVLIAIIKLLEDKLNAEHDCLQMGARVILLVEDSVRYYSTYLPLLYKLVLQQNSEAVRDALNEEQQFQRKRARPKILMATCYDEAYDYYQKYKSNVIGVISDIGFVIHKGDKPEQEKIDAGIDLCRLVRNDNPMLPFLMQSSQESMRAVAEQLGVGFVHKRSKTLTQEVSDYIGREFGFGDFVVTDPATGRVTARARNLYEFEQVIAAMSDRALRELADKNYISRWLYGRGIFAIGDMFRPIRIHSDEDIAHVREMNLRMIRDYRISQGLGVVANFDPATYNDAIWFARIGKGSLGGKARGLAFLNHILQKYDLYDKWEDVRVLVPRTLVITTEFFDRFIRENGLKYVINSDLSDAEILSEFVASTLPQELTDALRIFVRHVRKPLAVRSSSKLEDSYYQPFAGVYSTYMIPHTENEDQQLRLLSKAIKSVYASVYFASSRGYITATANVLSEEKMAIVLQEICGSEDQGYFFPTISGVARSVNFYPLGYETPEDGVAKIAFGLGKAVVDGDQVLRFSPKYPRNVLQTSTPDLTMTETQQGMFALDLQPDKFKTSVDDAVNLDRIPITDCGRFRSFAKVVSTYDYENMRMVDSPAPQGPKFVTFAHILKYNTFPLSAILIELLDIMQKEVKCGVEIEFAVNLDVAPDSPAIFNVLQVRPISSDGLGAEVDWSKIDDSGALVRSGSAIGPGWISGVRDIVYLKESAFDVMKTQEMAAELKELNAQMRTAGLNYALIGYGRWGSSIPSLGVPVQWGDISEARAIVECCLENFRVDPSQGTHFFQNMTSFNAGYVNVNPYAREGECFDTARLDAMPAAFETEFLRQVHFEQDLQICIDGRTGKALIKEK is encoded by the coding sequence ATGGCCAGGAGGATTCGCCGAATCCTCCTGGTTTGTAACAATTATGACAGCTTCTCCCTCGAGGAGGACGGCCACATCGAGGCCCAGATCACGCAGGACTACGCGGAACTCAACCTGAGCAACCCGCCGGCCATCGTGCGGGCCGAATCCACGCTGGAAGCCATCGAGGTGCTCCGCAAGGACACCCACTTCGACCTCATCATCACGATGTACAACGTGGGCAAGCTGGATGTGTTCGGCTTCTCGCTGCAGGCCAAGGAACTGGCGCCCGGCACGCCGATCGTCCTGCTGAGCTCGTTCTCCCGGGAGATCTACCGCCGCATCGCGGAGAGCGACCACGCCGGCATCGACTACGTCTTCTGCTGGAACAACAGCACGGACGTCCTCATCGCCATCATCAAGCTCCTGGAGGACAAGCTCAACGCCGAGCACGACTGCCTGCAGATGGGCGCCCGCGTGATCCTGCTGGTGGAAGATTCCGTCCGTTACTACTCGACCTACCTGCCGCTGCTCTACAAGCTGGTCCTCCAGCAGAACAGCGAAGCGGTGCGCGACGCGCTCAACGAGGAGCAGCAGTTCCAGCGCAAGCGCGCCCGCCCCAAGATCCTGATGGCCACGTGCTACGACGAGGCCTATGACTATTACCAGAAATACAAGTCCAACGTCATCGGCGTGATCTCCGACATCGGCTTCGTCATCCACAAGGGCGACAAGCCGGAGCAGGAGAAGATCGACGCCGGCATCGACCTCTGCCGCCTGGTGCGCAACGACAACCCGATGCTGCCTTTCCTGATGCAGTCGTCGCAGGAGAGCATGCGCGCCGTGGCCGAGCAGCTCGGCGTGGGCTTCGTGCACAAGCGCTCCAAGACCCTCACCCAGGAGGTGTCGGACTACATCGGGCGCGAATTCGGGTTCGGCGACTTCGTGGTCACGGACCCGGCGACGGGACGCGTGACCGCGCGCGCCCGCAACCTCTACGAGTTCGAGCAGGTCATCGCGGCGATGTCCGACCGTGCGCTCCGCGAACTGGCCGACAAGAACTACATCTCCCGCTGGCTCTACGGCCGCGGTATCTTCGCGATCGGTGACATGTTCCGCCCGATCCGCATCCATTCCGACGAGGACATCGCGCACGTGCGCGAAATGAATCTCAGGATGATCCGGGACTACCGCATCAGTCAGGGCCTCGGCGTGGTGGCGAACTTCGATCCCGCCACCTACAACGACGCCATCTGGTTCGCCCGCATCGGCAAGGGCTCGCTCGGCGGCAAGGCGCGCGGCCTCGCGTTCCTGAACCACATCCTGCAGAAATACGACCTCTACGACAAGTGGGAGGACGTGCGGGTGCTGGTGCCGCGCACCCTGGTGATCACCACCGAATTCTTCGACCGTTTCATCCGGGAGAACGGTCTCAAATACGTCATCAACTCCGACCTGTCGGACGCCGAGATCCTCTCGGAATTCGTGGCCTCCACGCTCCCGCAGGAGCTGACGGACGCGCTGCGCATCTTCGTGCGCCACGTCCGCAAGCCGCTCGCGGTCCGCTCGTCGTCCAAGCTCGAAGACTCTTATTATCAGCCGTTTGCCGGGGTCTATTCGACTTATATGATTCCGCATACGGAGAACGAAGACCAGCAGCTCCGCCTGCTCTCCAAGGCCATCAAGAGCGTCTATGCGTCCGTGTATTTCGCCTCTTCCAGAGGCTACATCACGGCCACGGCCAACGTCCTCTCCGAGGAGAAGATGGCCATCGTGTTGCAGGAGATCTGCGGTTCCGAGGACCAGGGCTACTTCTTCCCGACCATCTCGGGCGTGGCCCGCTCGGTCAACTTCTACCCGCTGGGCTATGAGACGCCGGAGGACGGCGTGGCCAAGATCGCCTTCGGCCTGGGCAAGGCCGTCGTGGACGGCGACCAGGTGCTGCGCTTCTCCCCGAAATACCCGCGCAACGTCCTGCAGACCTCCACGCCCGATCTGACGATGACCGAGACGCAGCAGGGCATGTTCGCGCTGGATCTCCAGCCCGACAAGTTCAAGACCTCCGTCGACGACGCGGTCAACCTCGACCGCATCCCGATTACGGACTGCGGCAGGTTCCGCAGCTTCGCCAAGGTGGTCTCCACGTACGACTACGAGAATATGCGCATGGTGGACTCTCCGGCCCCGCAGGGCCCGAAGTTCGTCACCTTCGCCCATATCCTGAAATACAATACCTTCCCGCTCTCCGCCATCCTCATCGAGCTGCTCGACATCATGCAGAAGGAGGTGAAGTGCGGCGTCGAGATCGAGTTCGCCGTCAACCTGGACGTAGCCCCCGACAGCCCTGCCATCTTCAACGTCCTGCAGGTGCGTCCCATCTCGTCCGACGGCCTCGGCGCCGAGGTGGACTGGTCCAAGATCGACGATTCCGGCGCGCTGGTGCGCTCCGGCAGCGCCATCGGCCCGGGCTGGATCAGCGGGGTGCGTGACATCGTGTACCTCAAGGAATCGGCCTTCGACGTGATGAAGACGCAGGAGATGGCCGCCGAACTCAAGGAACTCAACGCACAGATGCGCACGGCCGGGCTCAACTACGCCCTGATCGGCTACGGCCGCTGGGGCTCCAGCATCCCTTCGCTGGGCGTGCCGGTGCAGTGGGGCGACATCTCCGAGGCGCGTGCCATCGTGGAGTGCTGCCTGGAGAATTTCCGCGTGGACCCGAGCCAGGGCACGCATTTCTTCCAGAACATGACTTCCTTCAACGCCGGCTACGTCAATGTCAATCCCTACGCCCGCGAGGGTGAATGCTTCGACACGGCGCGGCTCGACGCGATGCCCGCGGCGTTCGAGACGGAATTCCTGCGCCAGGTGCACTTCGAGCAGGACCTGCAGATCTGCATCGACGGCCGTACCGGCAAGGCCCTGATCAAAGAGAAATGA
- a CDS encoding aspartate kinase → MKILKFGGSSVGTPESILRVKEIVSSRQEPSIVVVSALGGVTDQLIRASRLAAAGDTAFRDEIAQLRARHHSVCEAVVEKTRCKAVEAEMDGLLDQLERICEGIYLLQVLPPKTANEVQSFGERLSSRIVTAALPCALRYDAVDFIKTRRHGLLNEVDQGLTFDLIQKTFQGWSQAGATAVVPGFIASDAVSGEITTLGRGGSDYTASLIAAALDAELLEIWTDVDGFMTADPRIIKTSYVIDEMTYEEAMELCNFGAKVIYPPTLYPVCAKGIPILIKNTFNLKAKGTIVKKTVAPGSTSIKGISSIDDIALITLSGTSMVGIVGVDSRIFAALAQEQISAFLVSQSASETGISIGVSKGDAARAQEVLSESFAREIESGAINPVEVRDELAAVAVIGENMKQHAGIAGKLFTTLGRNGISVIALAQGAAESNISFIVDRRQLRKSLNVIHDNFFLSEYQELNLFVCGIGTVGGRLIDQIARQQETLKRDRGLKINIVGIARSTRAVFDRAGIDLARWQDALAQDGIEIDPQRLKEEIIGMNIFNSVFVDCTASPAVAALYGDFFDHGISVVAANKIAASSDYANYRRLKDLARKRGVKWLFETNVGAGLPIINTINDLCNSGDRILKLEAVLSGTLNFIFNTLSADVPFSETVRMAREQGFSEPDPRIDLSGKDVIRKLVILSREAGYEVNQEDVEANLFIPNEFFDCSEEEFWAKLPSLDAGFEERRRQLEAEGKRWRFVARMENGKYSVSLQAVENQHSFYVLDGSNNIVLLTTERYNRHPMLIQGYGAGADVTAAGVFADIMSIANI, encoded by the coding sequence ATGAAGATCCTGAAATTCGGCGGTTCTTCGGTGGGCACACCGGAGAGCATCCTCAGAGTTAAAGAAATCGTCAGTTCCCGCCAGGAACCCTCCATCGTCGTCGTATCCGCCCTGGGCGGCGTCACGGACCAGCTGATCCGTGCGTCCCGCCTCGCCGCCGCCGGCGACACCGCGTTCCGCGACGAGATCGCGCAGCTGCGCGCCCGCCACCACAGCGTCTGCGAAGCGGTGGTGGAAAAGACGCGCTGCAAGGCCGTAGAGGCCGAAATGGACGGACTTCTCGACCAACTGGAGCGCATCTGCGAAGGCATCTATCTCCTGCAGGTCCTGCCCCCCAAGACAGCCAACGAAGTGCAGAGTTTCGGCGAGCGCCTCTCTTCGCGCATCGTCACCGCCGCCCTCCCCTGCGCCCTCCGCTACGACGCCGTCGACTTCATCAAGACGCGCCGCCACGGTCTGCTCAACGAAGTGGACCAGGGGCTTACTTTCGACCTGATACAAAAGACTTTCCAAGGCTGGAGCCAGGCCGGGGCCACGGCCGTCGTGCCCGGTTTCATCGCCTCCGACGCCGTCTCCGGCGAGATCACCACGCTCGGCCGCGGCGGTTCGGACTACACCGCCAGCCTGATTGCGGCGGCGCTCGACGCCGAACTGCTTGAAATATGGACAGATGTGGACGGTTTCATGACCGCCGACCCGCGCATCATCAAGACCTCCTACGTCATCGACGAGATGACCTACGAGGAGGCCATGGAGCTGTGCAATTTCGGCGCGAAAGTGATCTATCCGCCGACCCTCTACCCGGTATGTGCGAAGGGCATTCCGATTCTCATCAAGAATACTTTCAATTTGAAAGCAAAAGGGACGATCGTGAAGAAAACCGTCGCTCCGGGCAGCACTTCCATCAAGGGAATCTCATCGATCGACGATATCGCACTTATCACCCTTTCCGGCACGTCCATGGTCGGCATCGTGGGTGTGGACAGCCGCATCTTCGCCGCCCTCGCCCAGGAGCAGATCAGCGCCTTCCTCGTCAGCCAGTCGGCTTCCGAGACGGGCATCTCGATCGGCGTGAGCAAGGGCGACGCCGCCCGCGCGCAGGAAGTCCTCTCCGAGTCCTTCGCGCGCGAAATAGAAAGCGGAGCGATCAACCCGGTCGAGGTGCGCGACGAGCTCGCCGCCGTGGCCGTGATCGGCGAGAACATGAAGCAGCACGCCGGCATCGCCGGCAAGCTCTTCACCACCCTGGGCCGCAACGGCATCAGCGTGATCGCCCTCGCGCAGGGCGCCGCCGAGTCCAACATCTCCTTCATCGTGGACCGCAGGCAGCTGCGCAAGTCGCTCAACGTCATCCACGACAATTTCTTCCTGTCCGAGTACCAGGAGCTCAACCTCTTCGTCTGCGGCATCGGCACCGTGGGCGGCCGCCTGATCGACCAGATCGCCCGGCAGCAGGAGACGCTCAAGCGCGACCGCGGCCTCAAGATCAATATCGTGGGCATCGCCCGCAGCACCCGCGCCGTCTTCGACCGCGCCGGCATCGACCTGGCCCGCTGGCAGGACGCCCTGGCGCAGGACGGCATCGAGATCGACCCGCAGCGCCTCAAGGAAGAGATCATCGGCATGAACATCTTCAACTCCGTGTTCGTGGACTGCACCGCCAGCCCGGCCGTGGCCGCGCTGTACGGCGATTTCTTCGACCACGGCATCTCCGTGGTGGCAGCCAACAAGATCGCCGCTTCCTCGGACTACGCCAATTACCGCCGCCTCAAGGACCTCGCGCGCAAGCGCGGCGTCAAGTGGCTCTTCGAGACCAACGTGGGTGCCGGCCTGCCGATCATCAACACGATCAACGACCTGTGCAACTCCGGCGACCGCATCCTCAAGCTGGAGGCCGTCCTGAGCGGCACGCTCAACTTCATCTTCAACACCCTGTCGGCCGACGTCCCGTTCAGCGAGACCGTCCGCATGGCCCGCGAGCAGGGCTTCTCCGAGCCCGACCCGCGCATCGACCTCTCCGGCAAGGATGTCATCCGCAAGCTCGTCATCCTTTCCCGCGAGGCGGGATATGAAGTGAACCAGGAGGACGTCGAGGCCAACCTCTTCATCCCCAATGAGTTCTTCGACTGCTCCGAAGAGGAGTTCTGGGCCAAGCTCCCCTCCCTCGACGCCGGTTTCGAGGAGCGCCGCCGCCAGCTCGAGGCCGAAGGCAAGCGCTGGCGTTTCGTGGCCCGGATGGAGAACGGCAAGTATTCCGTCTCCCTGCAGGCCGTGGAGAACCAGCATTCCTTCTACGTGCTGGACGGTTCCAACAACATCGTCCTGCTGACCACCGAGCGCTACAACCGCCATCCGATGCTCATCCAGGGCTACGGAGCCGGCGCAGACGTGACGGCCGCCGGCGTGTTCGCCGACATCATGAGCATTGCAAACATTTGA
- a CDS encoding aspartate-semialdehyde dehydrogenase, with protein MKVAIVGASGAVGQEFLRVLDERNFPMDELVLFGSERSAGTKYTFRGKEYEVKLLQHNDDFKGVDYAFVSAGAGTSKEFAETITKHGAVMIDNSSAFRMDPDVPLVVPECNAEDALNRPRGIIANPNCTTIMMVVVLKPIEALSHITRIHVASYQSASGAGAQAMAELQQQYKEIVEGKPVTVKKFAYQLAYNVIPQIDVFQDNGYTKEEMKMFNETRKILHSDVRCSAMCVRISSLRSHSEAVWIETEKPLSVEQVQAAIAAAPGVTLQDDPSTQTYPMPLFTGGKDDVYVGRVRKDLANDNGITLWLSGDQIKKGAALNAVQIAEYLISKK; from the coding sequence ATGAAAGTAGCTATCGTAGGTGCAAGCGGAGCCGTGGGACAGGAGTTCCTGCGGGTCCTCGACGAACGCAATTTCCCCATGGACGAACTGGTTCTCTTCGGCTCCGAGCGGAGCGCCGGGACCAAGTACACCTTCCGCGGGAAGGAGTATGAAGTCAAGCTTCTCCAGCACAACGACGACTTCAAGGGCGTGGACTACGCCTTCGTGTCCGCCGGTGCCGGTACCTCCAAGGAATTCGCCGAGACCATCACCAAGCACGGCGCCGTGATGATCGACAACTCCAGTGCCTTCCGCATGGACCCCGACGTGCCCCTCGTGGTGCCTGAGTGCAATGCCGAGGACGCCCTCAACCGTCCGCGCGGCATCATCGCCAACCCCAACTGCACCACCATCATGATGGTCGTCGTCCTCAAGCCGATCGAGGCTCTCTCCCACATCACCCGCATCCACGTGGCGAGCTACCAGTCCGCCTCCGGCGCCGGTGCGCAGGCCATGGCCGAACTGCAGCAGCAGTACAAGGAGATCGTCGAGGGCAAGCCCGTGACGGTCAAGAAATTCGCCTACCAGCTGGCCTACAACGTCATCCCGCAGATCGACGTGTTCCAGGACAACGGCTACACCAAGGAGGAGATGAAGATGTTCAACGAGACGCGCAAAATCCTCCACTCCGACGTGCGCTGCTCCGCCATGTGCGTGCGCATCTCCTCGCTGCGCTCCCACTCCGAGGCCGTGTGGATCGAGACCGAGAAGCCGCTGAGCGTCGAGCAGGTCCAGGCCGCCATCGCGGCCGCCCCGGGCGTAACCCTGCAGGACGACCCGTCCACGCAGACCTACCCGATGCCGCTCTTCACCGGCGGCAAGGACGACGTGTACGTGGGCCGCGTCCGCAAGGACCTCGCCAACGACAACGGCATCACCCTCTGGCTCTCCGGCGACCAGATCAAGAAAGGCGCTGCGCTCAACGCCGTCCAGATTGCAGAATACCTGATTTCCAAGAAGTAA